In the Gossypium arboreum isolate Shixiya-1 chromosome 10, ASM2569848v2, whole genome shotgun sequence genome, one interval contains:
- the LOC108488955 gene encoding putative calcium-binding protein CML23, translating into MMRSEEYKRILRCFDKDGDGKISAWELRHRLGRMGGELMLNEEEALGWNGDGLLDLEDVIELMEGGGEEEEKMKDLREAFEMYDGEGIGFITPQGLNKMLTKLGESKSIDECMVMIKHFDINGDGVITYDEFRVMMQ; encoded by the coding sequence ATGATGAGAAGCGAAGAATATAAACGCATTCTTCGTTGTTTCGACAAAGATGGAGATGGGAAAATTTCAGCGTGGGAGTTAAGGCATAGACTAGGACGGATGGGCGGAGAGTTGATGTTAAATGAAGAAGAAGCGTTGGGCTGGAACGGGGATGGGTTATTAGATTTGGAGGACGTAATAGAGTTGATGGaaggaggaggagaagaagaagaaaagatgaaggATTTGAGAGAAGCATTTGAGATGTATGATGGAGAAGGAATTGGGTTCATTACACCCCAAGGACTGAACAAAATGCTGACAAAACTTGGGGAGTCAAAGTCGATTGATGAATGTATGGTGATGATCAAGCATTTTGATATCAATGGCGATGGAGTTATCACCTATGATGAATTCAGAGTAATGATGCAGTAA